From a single Maritimibacter sp. DP1N21-5 genomic region:
- a CDS encoding DUF2126 domain-containing protein, producing the protein MSINAAIYHLTHYVYDRPVQLGPQLIRLRPAPHSRTRVISHSLKVSPGGHFVNHQQDPYGNWLARFVFPEPVREFKIEVDLVADMTVYNPFDFFVNEEAQEWPFDYPDEFLSDLSIYRTPEPLSPKVKAFVDSIDKTPRGTVNMLVDINARLEQEIGYVIRMEPGVQTPEETLTLAKGSCRDTSWLLVNVLRHLGFAARFCSGYLIQLKPDLVSLDGPAGTDHDFTDLHAWCEVFLPGAGWIGLDPTSGLLTGESHIPLSATPHYRNAAPIVGGYSAPADTQTTFHFDMKVNRVSEHPRITKPFSDEAWEALDALGHTVDEALAKQDMRLTMGGEPTFVSIDDFESDEWNTAAVGPTKRDRADVLIRKLRDRFAPGGFLHYGQGKWYPGETLPRWTFSLYWRRDGKPVWSDETLIAEEGQEGATGDQASAFMERFAQNLGIEPGHVQPTYEDPAEWILKEADLPLNVTPRDSKLKDPETRARIAKVFARGLENPAGFVLPVQRWQSKATGTRWMSEKWKTRRGHLFLVPGDSPVGFRLPLGSLPHISAADYPYINVQDPTIARAPLPDYHASRAAVIAEIDRIAREELSAPEVTETREQPVSAVKEAEATEHQEIVEQYLDAGGGRVRTAIACEPRDGRLCLFMPPVEALEDYLELIAVAEGTAKSLKLPLHIEGYTPPGDPRLNVIRVAPDPGVIEVNIHPATNWAECVAITNGVYEDARQSRLGADKFMIDGKHTGTGGGNHVVVGGMTTNDSPFLRRPDLLKSLILHWQRHPSMSYLFSGLFIGPTSQAPRIDEARHDTLYELEIALDQIGGPEDGPPALPWLTDRLLRNILIDVTGNTHRAEICIDKLYSPDGPTGRLGLVEFRGFEMPPDAKMSLAQQVLIRALLARYGDKPATGKPVRWGTTLHDRFMLPYFVWQDFLDVLRDLSAHGFDMRSEWYEAQKEFRFPFAGEVEYEGVHLELRQALEPWHVLGERGAIGGTVRYTDSSVERMQVQLTATEPGRYIVTCNQRALPLTRTDQSGVSVAGVRFKAWQPAEALHPVLPVNAPLVFDIFDTWTGRALGGCTYHVAHPGGRSYDTFPVNGNEADARRLARFEKLGHTPGTYWPAPEVPHPEFPMTLDLRRRSGL; encoded by the coding sequence ATGTCCATCAACGCGGCCATCTACCACCTGACCCATTATGTCTACGACCGCCCGGTGCAACTGGGCCCGCAGCTCATTCGCCTGCGCCCCGCACCGCATTCCAGGACCCGGGTGATCTCGCATTCGCTCAAGGTCAGCCCCGGCGGTCATTTCGTGAACCACCAGCAGGACCCCTATGGCAACTGGCTGGCCCGGTTCGTGTTCCCGGAGCCCGTGCGCGAGTTCAAGATCGAGGTCGATCTGGTCGCCGATATGACCGTCTACAACCCCTTCGATTTCTTCGTGAACGAAGAGGCGCAGGAATGGCCGTTCGACTATCCCGACGAATTTCTCTCCGACCTGTCGATCTACCGCACGCCCGAGCCTCTTAGCCCGAAGGTGAAGGCCTTTGTCGACAGTATCGACAAGACGCCGCGGGGCACGGTGAACATGCTCGTCGACATCAATGCCCGGCTCGAGCAGGAGATCGGCTATGTCATCCGGATGGAGCCGGGGGTGCAGACGCCGGAAGAGACACTGACCCTCGCCAAGGGGTCCTGCCGCGACACCTCCTGGCTTCTGGTCAACGTGCTGCGGCATCTGGGTTTCGCCGCGCGGTTCTGTTCGGGCTATCTCATTCAGCTCAAGCCTGATCTCGTGTCGCTGGACGGGCCGGCGGGGACCGATCACGACTTCACCGACCTGCATGCCTGGTGCGAAGTGTTTCTGCCCGGCGCGGGCTGGATCGGGCTCGACCCGACCTCGGGGCTCCTGACCGGCGAGAGCCATATCCCCCTGTCAGCGACACCGCATTACCGCAACGCCGCCCCCATCGTGGGCGGCTATTCCGCCCCTGCGGACACCCAGACGACGTTTCACTTCGACATGAAGGTCAATCGCGTTTCCGAGCATCCGCGCATTACCAAGCCCTTCTCGGACGAGGCCTGGGAGGCGCTCGATGCGCTCGGTCACACGGTGGACGAAGCGCTCGCGAAACAGGACATGCGGCTGACTATGGGAGGCGAGCCCACCTTTGTCTCCATCGACGATTTCGAGAGCGACGAGTGGAACACCGCCGCCGTGGGGCCGACCAAGCGTGACCGGGCGGATGTCCTGATCCGCAAGCTGCGCGACCGCTTCGCGCCGGGCGGTTTCCTGCATTATGGGCAGGGCAAATGGTATCCGGGCGAAACCCTGCCGCGCTGGACCTTCTCGCTCTACTGGCGGCGCGACGGCAAGCCCGTGTGGTCCGACGAGACGCTGATCGCCGAAGAAGGGCAGGAGGGCGCGACGGGGGATCAGGCGAGCGCTTTCATGGAGCGCTTCGCCCAGAATCTCGGGATCGAGCCGGGCCACGTGCAACCGACCTATGAGGATCCGGCGGAGTGGATCCTCAAGGAAGCGGACCTTCCGCTCAACGTGACGCCGCGGGATTCCAAGCTCAAGGACCCGGAGACAAGGGCGCGGATCGCCAAGGTCTTCGCGCGCGGACTCGAAAACCCGGCGGGATTCGTCCTGCCGGTGCAGCGCTGGCAATCCAAGGCCACCGGCACCCGCTGGATGAGCGAGAAGTGGAAGACACGGCGCGGGCATTTGTTCCTCGTGCCCGGTGACAGTCCGGTGGGATTTCGTCTGCCGCTGGGCAGTCTGCCCCATATCTCGGCGGCTGATTACCCCTATATCAACGTGCAGGACCCGACCATCGCGCGCGCGCCGCTGCCCGACTATCACGCAAGCCGCGCCGCCGTGATCGCCGAGATCGACCGGATCGCACGCGAAGAGCTTTCCGCGCCGGAGGTGACCGAGACCCGGGAGCAGCCGGTGTCCGCGGTCAAGGAAGCCGAGGCGACCGAACATCAGGAGATCGTCGAGCAATACCTCGATGCGGGCGGCGGACGGGTGCGCACCGCCATCGCCTGCGAGCCGCGCGACGGGCGGCTGTGCCTTTTCATGCCGCCGGTCGAGGCGCTTGAGGATTATCTCGAGCTGATCGCGGTGGCCGAAGGGACGGCGAAATCCCTGAAGCTTCCGCTGCATATCGAAGGCTACACCCCGCCCGGTGACCCGCGGCTGAACGTGATCCGAGTGGCCCCCGACCCGGGGGTGATCGAGGTGAACATCCACCCGGCGACCAACTGGGCGGAATGCGTGGCGATTACCAACGGCGTCTACGAGGATGCCCGCCAGTCGCGGCTGGGTGCCGACAAGTTCATGATCGACGGCAAGCATACGGGCACCGGCGGCGGCAACCACGTCGTCGTCGGCGGCATGACCACGAACGACAGCCCCTTCCTGCGGCGACCCGACCTGCTCAAGTCGCTGATCCTGCACTGGCAGCGCCATCCCTCGATGTCGTATCTTTTCTCCGGTCTTTTCATCGGGCCGACGTCTCAAGCCCCCCGGATCGACGAGGCGCGGCATGATACGCTCTATGAACTCGAGATCGCGCTCGACCAGATCGGCGGGCCCGAGGACGGGCCGCCCGCGCTGCCCTGGCTGACGGACCGGCTCCTGCGCAACATCCTGATCGACGTCACGGGCAACACCCACCGGGCCGAGATCTGCATTGACAAGCTCTATTCGCCGGACGGACCCACCGGGCGGCTGGGGCTCGTTGAATTCCGGGGGTTCGAGATGCCGCCGGACGCCAAGATGAGCCTGGCCCAACAGGTGCTGATCCGGGCGCTTCTGGCCCGCTACGGGGACAAGCCCGCGACGGGCAAGCCGGTGCGTTGGGGCACGACGCTCCACGACCGGTTCATGCTGCCCTATTTCGTCTGGCAGGACTTCCTCGACGTGCTGCGCGACTTGTCGGCCCATGGCTTCGACATGCGGTCGGAGTGGTACGAGGCGCAGAAGGAGTTCCGCTTCCCCTTCGCGGGCGAGGTCGAATACGAGGGCGTGCATCTGGAACTCAGGCAGGCGCTCGAACCCTGGCACGTGCTGGGCGAGCGCGGGGCGATCGGTGGCACCGTGCGCTATACCGACAGCTCGGTGGAGCGGATGCAGGTGCAGCTGACGGCCACAGAACCTGGGCGCTACATCGTCACCTGCAACCAGCGCGCGCTGCCCCTGACCCGGACCGACCAAAGCGGGGTGAGCGTGGCGGGCGTGCGCTTCAAGGCCTGGCAACCGGCCGAGGCGCTTCACCCGGTCCTGCCGGTGAACGCGCCGCTCGTCTTTGACATTTTCGACACATGGACCGGCCGCGCGCTGGGCGGATGCACCTATCACGTGGCACATCCGGGCGGGCGCAGCTATGACACCTTCCCAGTGAACGGAAACGAAGCGGATGCGCGGCGGCTGGCCAGATTCGAGAAGCTCGGCCACACCCCGGGAACCTACTGGCCCGCGCCCGAGGTCCCGCATCCCGAGTTTCCGATGACGCTGGACTTGCGGCGCAGGTCCGGTCTCTAG
- a CDS encoding circularly permuted type 2 ATP-grasp protein, producing MQTLPTALTDEEFARLLGDYTCREGVADELFQADGTLRPVWRPLLKAIAEMSGEELDLSTARADQYLRDAGVYFRQYGKTGSAERDWPLSHLPLVLDGEEWRGIETALIERAELLEAMMADIYGEGRLVADGLLPPSMLASNPEWLRPMVGVRPRGGYFLHHVAFDIGRGPGGDWWVMGDRTQAPSGSGFALETRMATNRAFSKIIRKANVRRLASFYRHFRDALQGMTTTSSSRVGILTPGPLNDTYFEHAYIARYLGFSLMQGSDLTVQDGKLMVRTVNGLNPVEVLWRRMDSGWIDPLELEEGSQIGTPGMVDALRNEAFTMVNALGSGVLEARAMMAFTPRIARHILGHPLTMPNIATWWCGDEAAREYAIKNLDRMILDDAMSTRLPADQGPMAVVGGTTTGGKPVNPDWVRQNGAHLAAQENLSLSTAPALVKGRLEARPMSLRVFLARSIGGWRVMPGGFARIGSPDTGHDVAMQRGGSVADVWVVSESPADADRETLLPASGTAYKRSDLGVLPSTAADNLLWLGRYVERVEFNIRLIRAYHLRLAEMGTGEYPITEFIAKQLSFSGIDAAEPIPQQLTADLAAALRSAGAVRDRFSVDGWNALVDLQRTLADFAERVSAGDDAARAYSVLLRKIVGFSGLVHENMYRFMGWRFLSLGRAIERGLDTLSLVRACVDAKAPAGAFDLAIEVGDSVMTHRRRYTVETDRRTVIELLLLDDMNPRSVHLQFEALREHADYLPHPEDDRMTPFQVRVVELVTRLASVRAEDVTDRTLDRLIRDSSQLHMLLDANYLH from the coding sequence ATGCAAACCCTTCCGACCGCGCTGACGGATGAGGAGTTCGCGCGGCTCCTGGGCGATTACACCTGCCGAGAGGGCGTCGCGGACGAGTTGTTTCAGGCCGACGGCACCCTCAGGCCGGTCTGGCGTCCGCTCCTCAAGGCGATTGCCGAGATGTCGGGCGAGGAACTCGACTTGTCGACGGCGCGGGCCGACCAGTATCTGCGCGATGCAGGCGTTTATTTCCGGCAGTATGGCAAGACGGGCTCCGCTGAACGTGACTGGCCCCTGTCGCATCTGCCGCTCGTGCTCGACGGCGAAGAATGGCGCGGGATCGAGACGGCGCTGATCGAGCGCGCCGAATTGCTCGAAGCGATGATGGCCGACATCTATGGCGAGGGGCGACTGGTCGCGGATGGCCTCCTGCCGCCCTCCATGCTCGCCTCGAACCCGGAGTGGCTTCGGCCCATGGTCGGTGTCCGGCCGCGCGGCGGGTATTTCCTGCATCATGTCGCCTTCGATATCGGACGCGGACCAGGGGGCGACTGGTGGGTCATGGGCGACCGCACGCAGGCGCCATCGGGATCGGGTTTCGCGCTCGAGACCCGGATGGCCACCAACCGGGCCTTTTCCAAGATCATCCGGAAGGCCAATGTCAGGCGGCTCGCGAGTTTCTATCGCCATTTCCGCGATGCGCTTCAGGGCATGACGACAACGTCGTCAAGCCGGGTCGGCATCCTGACCCCCGGGCCGCTGAACGACACCTACTTCGAACACGCTTATATCGCACGCTACCTCGGGTTCTCGCTCATGCAAGGGAGCGACCTGACCGTGCAGGACGGCAAGCTCATGGTGCGCACCGTGAACGGGCTGAACCCGGTCGAGGTGCTCTGGCGGCGGATGGATTCGGGCTGGATCGACCCGCTCGAGCTTGAAGAAGGGTCGCAGATCGGCACCCCCGGCATGGTCGACGCGCTTCGCAATGAGGCGTTCACCATGGTCAACGCTTTGGGGTCCGGCGTGCTCGAGGCGCGCGCGATGATGGCTTTCACCCCGCGCATCGCCCGTCATATCCTGGGCCACCCCCTGACCATGCCGAACATCGCCACCTGGTGGTGCGGTGACGAGGCGGCGCGCGAGTACGCAATCAAGAACCTCGACCGCATGATCCTTGACGACGCCATGTCGACGCGGCTGCCCGCGGATCAAGGGCCGATGGCGGTTGTCGGCGGCACGACGACGGGCGGCAAGCCGGTCAACCCCGACTGGGTGCGCCAGAACGGCGCGCATCTCGCCGCACAGGAAAACCTGTCGCTTTCGACGGCCCCCGCGTTGGTCAAGGGCCGGCTCGAGGCGCGGCCCATGTCGCTGCGTGTCTTCCTCGCCCGCTCCATCGGCGGATGGCGGGTCATGCCCGGCGGCTTTGCCCGCATCGGATCGCCCGACACGGGGCACGACGTTGCGATGCAACGGGGCGGGTCGGTGGCCGATGTCTGGGTCGTCTCGGAGAGCCCTGCCGATGCCGACCGGGAAACGCTCTTGCCGGCTTCGGGCACCGCCTACAAGCGCTCGGACCTTGGGGTCTTGCCCTCGACCGCGGCCGACAACCTGCTGTGGCTCGGGCGCTATGTCGAACGGGTCGAGTTCAACATCCGGCTGATCCGCGCCTATCACCTGAGGCTGGCCGAAATGGGGACCGGGGAATACCCGATCACCGAATTCATCGCGAAACAATTGTCCTTCAGCGGGATTGATGCCGCCGAGCCGATCCCGCAGCAGCTGACTGCCGATCTCGCCGCCGCGCTCCGCTCGGCAGGGGCGGTCAGGGACCGCTTCTCGGTCGACGGCTGGAACGCGCTGGTCGACCTGCAACGCACGCTGGCCGATTTCGCCGAGCGTGTGTCGGCTGGGGACGACGCGGCGCGGGCCTATTCCGTGCTCCTGCGCAAGATCGTCGGGTTTTCGGGGCTCGTTCACGAGAACATGTATCGCTTCATGGGCTGGCGGTTCCTGAGCCTTGGGCGGGCCATCGAGCGAGGGCTCGACACGCTGTCGCTCGTGCGGGCCTGCGTGGACGCGAAAGCGCCAGCGGGTGCCTTCGACCTTGCCATCGAGGTCGGCGACAGCGTCATGACCCACCGCCGCCGCTATACGGTCGAGACCGACCGGCGCACGGTGATCGAGCTTTTGCTTCTGGACGACATGAACCCCCGGTCCGTGCATCTGCAATTCGAGGCGCTCAGGGAACATGCCGACTATCTTCCGCACCCCGAGGATGACCGGATGACGCCGTTTCAGGTGCGTGTGGTCGAACTCGTTACCCGGCTCGCCTCGGTCCGGGCCGAGGACGTGACCGACCGGACGCTCGACCGCCTGATCCGCGACAGCAGCCAGCTCCACATGCTGCTCGACGCGAATTACCTTCACTGA
- a CDS encoding transglutaminase family protein gives MLYDIRLSIDYHYDAAADSGRHVLRMLPRTIEGVQRVVAASLDCDPLPVERSDRVDFFGNAVSTLRYDRPLERESFLMRARVERLPGQGTAGAPTSLGALPAELAVLRDIGPDSPQHYLAPSPRVGFDAGVTDWAMTTTAGASDVRDAAWRVCSGLHAEMAFDPEVTAVDTPLAEAFAARHGVCQDFTHIMIGALRVLGIPAGYVSGFLRTNPPEGQARLEGADAMHAWVRAWCGRDAGWIEFDPTNDMVAGEDHVVVAFGRDYFDVAPIKGNMRTSGGQKSRQRVDMIPQDEGGPAT, from the coding sequence ATGCTTTACGACATCCGCCTTTCCATCGACTACCACTATGACGCCGCCGCCGACAGCGGGCGCCATGTGCTTCGAATGCTGCCGCGCACCATCGAAGGCGTGCAGCGTGTCGTGGCCGCCTCGCTGGACTGTGACCCACTTCCGGTGGAGCGCAGCGACCGTGTCGATTTCTTCGGCAATGCCGTCTCGACGCTCCGCTACGACCGCCCCTTGGAGCGCGAGTCCTTTCTCATGCGGGCGCGGGTCGAGCGGTTGCCGGGGCAGGGGACGGCGGGAGCCCCAACGTCGCTCGGCGCGCTCCCGGCCGAACTCGCCGTGCTTCGCGACATCGGACCCGACAGTCCGCAGCATTATCTCGCACCCTCGCCGCGCGTGGGCTTCGACGCGGGCGTCACAGACTGGGCCATGACGACCACGGCGGGCGCGTCCGACGTGCGCGACGCGGCCTGGCGGGTCTGCAGCGGCCTTCACGCCGAGATGGCATTCGATCCCGAGGTTACCGCCGTCGATACGCCCCTGGCCGAGGCCTTTGCCGCCCGGCACGGGGTCTGTCAGGACTTCACCCATATCATGATCGGCGCCCTGCGCGTGCTGGGCATCCCGGCGGGCTATGTCTCGGGCTTTCTGCGGACAAATCCGCCAGAGGGACAGGCGCGGCTCGAAGGTGCCGATGCGATGCACGCCTGGGTCCGGGCCTGGTGCGGCCGTGATGCGGGATGGATCGAGTTCGATCCGACAAACGACATGGTGGCCGGCGAGGATCACGTGGTGGTTGCCTTCGGGCGCGACTATTTCGACGTGGCACCGATCAAGGGCAACATGCGCACCTCCGGCGGACAGAAGAGCCGTCAGCGCGTCGACATGATCCCACAGGACGAGGGCGGGCCCGCCACTTAG
- a CDS encoding response regulator transcription factor, producing MEGALNSALIVDDHPLFCDALSMTLRATIGIANVETRGTLEEGLAYLAEAGPTDVILLDLNLPDVNGLDGLVRLIKACPETPVVIVSSVSEPRVVRSAIRIGAAGFLPKHSPRDTFQKAFDQITRGEVYVPEDALNDADPNAPLSAREDALVRISHLTRQQARILQLICEGQMNKQIAYELSIAETTVKAHVTAIMRKLGVQSRTQAVLIAQEANFNSLLPDN from the coding sequence ATGGAGGGCGCCTTGAATTCCGCATTGATCGTAGATGACCACCCGCTTTTCTGCGACGCGCTGTCCATGACGCTCCGGGCGACCATCGGGATCGCCAACGTGGAAACCCGTGGCACGCTTGAAGAGGGGCTCGCTTATCTCGCCGAAGCGGGACCGACGGATGTGATCCTGCTTGATCTGAACCTGCCGGATGTGAACGGGCTCGACGGGCTGGTGCGGTTGATCAAGGCCTGTCCCGAAACGCCGGTGGTCATCGTGTCCTCCGTGTCCGAACCCCGCGTCGTGCGCTCGGCCATCCGGATCGGGGCGGCAGGCTTCTTGCCCAAGCATTCGCCGCGCGACACCTTTCAGAAAGCCTTCGACCAGATCACACGGGGCGAGGTATATGTCCCCGAGGACGCGCTGAACGATGCCGACCCGAACGCGCCGCTCTCGGCCCGCGAGGATGCGCTCGTCCGGATCAGCCACCTGACCCGCCAGCAGGCGCGCATCCTGCAGTTGATCTGCGAAGGGCAGATGAACAAGCAAATCGCCTATGAGCTGTCGATCGCGGAGACCACCGTCAAGGCCCATGTGACCGCCATCATGCGCAAGCTCGGGGTGCAGAGCCGCACGCAGGCAGTGCTGATCGCGCAGGAGGCGAACTTCAATTCGCTCCTGCCCGACAATTGA
- a CDS encoding FIST N-terminal domain-containing protein, with translation MSGIKLTTRTPLAHAPFVRSAEAEANDPGAIRKISKALGPGPFSTVLLFFSYTASRASLAMQLQSEFPKARIMGCSTAGELSSAGYDEGKIVAMAFPTDHFGVETLLVPNLKALAPQDLMGGLIRARQNLMRRHPTFTHEFAFLLVDGLSTREDQLTAALASGLGAVPLFGGSAGDGDRFEETFVLNGHEMIQNAAVLTFFRTDCPVKVFSYDHFQATETRMVVTRADPERRVVKEINAEPAAREYARLIGMDPMLLDDHVFAANPVVVRVGGKHHVRSIKSSDENGEMTFFAAIDEGVVLTLARPDDMVDHLSRALDDLAASANPALILACDCVFRRLEAEMSQKKTGVSDLLSRHNVRGFSTYGEQIGAIHVNQTFTGVAIYPPGASLAAGVER, from the coding sequence ATGTCCGGCATCAAACTGACGACGCGCACGCCGCTGGCCCACGCGCCCTTCGTGCGCTCGGCCGAAGCCGAGGCCAACGACCCCGGCGCGATCCGCAAGATCTCCAAGGCGCTGGGTCCGGGGCCGTTTTCGACCGTGCTCCTGTTCTTCTCCTACACGGCAAGCCGGGCCTCGCTTGCCATGCAGCTTCAGAGCGAGTTTCCCAAGGCCCGCATCATGGGCTGTTCCACGGCGGGCGAACTGTCGTCGGCGGGCTATGACGAGGGCAAGATCGTCGCCATGGCCTTTCCCACCGATCACTTCGGGGTGGAGACGCTGCTCGTCCCGAACCTGAAGGCGCTGGCGCCGCAGGACCTGATGGGGGGGCTCATCCGGGCGCGGCAAAACCTCATGCGCCGGCACCCGACCTTCACCCATGAATTCGCGTTCCTGCTGGTCGATGGCCTGTCCACCCGCGAGGATCAACTGACCGCCGCGCTGGCCTCGGGATTGGGGGCGGTGCCGCTCTTCGGGGGCTCGGCGGGCGACGGTGACCGGTTCGAGGAAACCTTCGTCCTCAACGGACACGAGATGATCCAGAACGCCGCCGTTCTCACCTTCTTTCGCACCGATTGCCCGGTGAAGGTGTTTTCCTACGACCACTTCCAGGCGACCGAGACGCGCATGGTCGTGACCCGCGCCGACCCCGAACGCCGGGTGGTGAAGGAAATCAACGCCGAACCCGCCGCGCGTGAATACGCCCGGCTCATCGGGATGGACCCGATGCTGCTCGACGATCACGTCTTTGCGGCGAACCCCGTGGTGGTCCGCGTCGGCGGCAAGCACCATGTCCGCTCGATCAAGTCCTCGGACGAGAACGGAGAGATGACCTTTTTCGCCGCCATCGACGAGGGTGTTGTCCTGACACTGGCCCGGCCGGACGACATGGTCGATCACCTGTCGCGGGCGCTCGATGATCTGGCGGCGTCCGCCAACCCGGCGCTGATCCTCGCCTGCGACTGCGTCTTCCGCCGGCTGGAAGCGGAAATGAGCCAGAAGAAGACTGGCGTCTCCGACCTCCTCTCCCGCCACAACGTGCGCGGGTTCTCGACCTACGGCGAACAGATCGGCGCCATCCATGTGAACCAGACCTTCACCGGCGTCGCGATCTATCCGCCCGGTGCCTCGCTTGCCGCCGGGGTCGAGCGATGA
- a CDS encoding PAS-domain containing protein, which produces MSDGSMPDDHRPLRSEALLNPTDSPERTRDKLLTIVDVLMKQVEQRNAEHGAAYAQFQRAALLEEEVRQRTVDLEHTLDLLSVSNARLAEANRDLGTARRNLANAIETIQEGFALFDKDDYLVMYNSRFASFFPDIRAQLREGLSFTEYVEMVSQSAFLDLTDKDNSEAWARRRRSRHRDRHVVFNIHVMGDRWMQISEHRTPDDGTVILQTDVTDIVMSEREARGRMLDDQARMIRATLEHITVGVCISNRENKLAGFNQRLGYLLGLSMTHLRIGRDFEAMYQSFAEDMTEISGVEGSDIRAWVKGEAPRLPIRFEVTQRDRRVLVVSAEDLPDGGFVMSVADVTAERRTMEEITRANESLEARVKQRTLDLEDALGKAERANAARSRFVAAASHDLLQPLSAAKLFVASAEDDAASDGAKIVLQKAQNALASVENILSALLDISKLEAGHSNLSILPIPLAPMMRQLRDEYAPAAAAKGIDLRVLPSTQVVESDPTYLRRILQNLMSNAIRYTETGRVLVGARREANDRTRVEVWDTGPGIPEGEQQRIFQEFHRLGVSASASAGMGLGLAIVDRACAQLGHPIHLNSVVGRGTCFGIDLPVTRGWGAATAGVTLGRTDVPSGPELGAVALLIENDAELRRAMTLLLEKWGVDVIDVESGEEALTLMADLDMVPDVMLVDYQLGEGMDGLTTIAKLRDAYGRVPVRLVTANRSPEVEEAARKAGVGVLYKPIAPRDLERFVSRPD; this is translated from the coding sequence ATGAGCGACGGATCCATGCCAGACGACCACCGACCCTTGCGCTCGGAGGCGCTGCTCAACCCGACCGACAGCCCGGAGCGGACGCGGGACAAGCTCCTGACCATCGTCGACGTGCTGATGAAGCAGGTGGAGCAGCGCAACGCCGAACATGGCGCGGCCTATGCCCAGTTCCAGCGCGCCGCACTCCTCGAGGAAGAGGTGCGCCAGCGCACCGTGGACCTCGAGCACACGCTCGACCTGCTGTCGGTGTCGAACGCACGGCTGGCCGAGGCCAACCGCGATCTCGGCACTGCACGCCGCAACCTCGCCAACGCGATCGAAACCATCCAGGAAGGCTTCGCGCTCTTCGACAAGGACGACTACCTCGTCATGTACAACTCGCGCTTCGCGAGCTTCTTTCCCGATATCCGGGCGCAGCTTCGCGAAGGCCTGTCTTTCACCGAATACGTCGAGATGGTCAGCCAGTCGGCCTTTCTCGACCTGACCGACAAGGACAATTCCGAGGCCTGGGCTCGGCGGCGGCGGTCGCGCCACCGCGACCGGCATGTGGTGTTCAACATCCACGTCATGGGCGACCGCTGGATGCAGATTTCCGAGCACCGCACGCCTGACGACGGCACGGTGATCCTGCAAACGGACGTCACCGACATCGTCATGTCCGAACGCGAGGCGCGGGGCCGGATGCTCGACGATCAGGCGCGCATGATCCGCGCGACGCTCGAACATATCACGGTGGGCGTCTGCATCTCCAACCGCGAGAACAAGCTCGCCGGGTTCAACCAGCGTCTCGGCTATCTTCTGGGCCTGTCGATGACCCATCTGCGCATCGGGCGCGATTTCGAGGCGATGTATCAAAGTTTTGCCGAGGACATGACCGAGATTTCGGGTGTCGAAGGCAGCGACATCCGCGCCTGGGTCAAGGGCGAGGCGCCGCGTCTGCCGATCCGTTTCGAAGTCACCCAGAGGGACCGCCGCGTGCTGGTCGTCTCGGCCGAGGATCTGCCCGATGGCGGCTTCGTGATGTCGGTCGCGGACGTCACCGCGGAGCGGCGCACGATGGAGGAAATCACCCGCGCGAACGAGAGCCTCGAGGCGCGGGTGAAACAACGCACGCTGGACCTTGAGGACGCGCTGGGCAAGGCCGAACGAGCCAACGCAGCCCGGTCACGTTTCGTGGCGGCGGCAAGCCACGACCTGCTTCAACCCCTGTCGGCGGCCAAGCTCTTCGTTGCCTCCGCCGAGGATGATGCGGCCAGTGACGGGGCCAAGATCGTGCTTCAGAAGGCCCAGAACGCCCTGGCCAGCGTCGAGAACATCCTCTCGGCGCTGCTCGACATTTCCAAGCTGGAGGCGGGGCATTCCAACCTGTCGATCCTGCCCATCCCGCTGGCCCCGATGATGCGCCAGCTGCGCGACGAATATGCGCCTGCGGCAGCTGCCAAGGGGATCGACCTGCGCGTGCTGCCATCGACGCAGGTGGTTGAAAGCGATCCGACCTACCTTCGGCGCATCCTCCAGAACCTCATGTCCAACGCGATCCGCTATACCGAGACGGGCCGGGTCCTTGTCGGCGCGCGGCGCGAAGCGAACGACCGCACCCGGGTCGAAGTCTGGGACACCGGCCCCGGCATCCCCGAAGGCGAACAACAGCGGATCTTCCAGGAATTCCACAGGCTCGGTGTCTCGGCCTCGGCCAGTGCCGGGATGGGGCTGGGGCTCGCCATCGTGGACCGGGCCTGCGCCCAGCTTGGCCACCCGATCCACCTGAATTCGGTCGTCGGGCGCGGCACCTGTTTCGGGATCGACTTGCCGGTGACACGGGGCTGGGGCGCAGCCACGGCGGGGGTGACGCTCGGGCGCACCGATGTGCCGAGCGGGCCCGAACTCGGGGCGGTCGCGCTCCTGATCGAAAACGACGCCGAGTTGCGCCGGGCAATGACGTTGCTCCTCGAGAAATGGGGCGTGGATGTGATCGACGTCGAGTCCGGGGAAGAGGCGCTCACCCTCATGGCGGACCTCGATATGGTGCCTGACGTGATGCTCGTTGATTATCAGTTGGGCGAGGGGATGGACGGGCTTACCACCATTGCGAAGCTGCGTGACGCCTATGGCCGGGTGCCGGTCCGGCTCGTCACTGCCAACCGCTCGCCCGAGGTCGAGGAAGCCGCGCGAAAGGCCGGGGTCGGCGTGCTCTACAAGCCGATCGCGCCACGCGACCTCGAACGGTTCGTTTCGCGTCCCGACTGA